From Diospyros lotus cultivar Yz01 chromosome 4, ASM1463336v1, whole genome shotgun sequence, a single genomic window includes:
- the LOC127799009 gene encoding uncharacterized protein LOC127799009, whose amino-acid sequence MGFFSFLGRVLFASLFILSAWQMFDDFGDDGGPATKELAPKLAIVQNYLATKLGNGVQNIDVRHFVAASIVLKGLGGFLFVFGSSLGAYILLYHLAYTTPLLYDFYNYKYGEPAFFAALQEFLQCVALLGALLFFLGMRNSIPRKQLRKKTPKTKTV is encoded by the exons atgggcttcttctccttcctcggACGGGTCCTCTTCGCCTCTCTCTTCATCCTCTCCGCCTGGCAAAT GTTCgatgattttggtgatgatGGTGGACCTGCAACAAAGGAATTAGCTCCCAAGTTAGCTATTGTCCAGAATTATCTGGCTACTAAGTTGGGGAATGGGGTGCAAAACATTGAT GTTAGGCATTTTGTTGCAGCTTCTATTGTTCTAAAAGGGCTTGGCGGCTTCCTATTCGTATTTGGCAGTTCTCTTGGTGCTTACATACTG CTGTACCACTTGGCATACACCACTCCACTCCTGTATGACTTCTACAACTACAAATATGGCGAGCCGGCTTTCTTTGCAGCCCTACAAGAATTCTTGCAG TGCGTAGCCCTCTTGGGTGCATTGCTTTTCTTCCTGGGAATGAGGAACTCAATCCCAAGGAAGCAGCTCAGAAAGAAGACCCCCAAAACGAAGACAGTTTAG